Proteins from a genomic interval of Mycolicibacterium grossiae:
- a CDS encoding carbohydrate ABC transporter permease — translation MTSSSASKVVTVYAVLAVGAVLTLLPFLAGLLTSLTSPEQFAAGSPLALPDPPTLANYTGLADAGFGRAVVVTALVTAVILIGQLTFSVLAAYAFARLEFPGRDALFWVYVATLMVPATVTVVPLYLMMAQAGLRNTFWALVLPFMFGSPYAIFLLREYFRTIPADLIRAARVDGAHTLDVIAHVVVPASKPILVTLALITVVSQWNNFMWPLVITSGSDWRVLTVATAGLQTRYDAQWTLVMAATTVAIVPLIVVFVALGRHVARSIVVTGLR, via the coding sequence ATGACCTCGTCTAGCGCCTCGAAGGTGGTGACCGTCTACGCGGTGCTGGCCGTCGGCGCGGTGCTGACGTTGCTGCCGTTCCTCGCCGGGCTGCTCACGTCGCTCACCTCGCCGGAGCAGTTCGCGGCCGGATCACCGCTGGCACTGCCGGATCCGCCGACGCTCGCGAACTACACCGGGCTGGCCGACGCGGGCTTCGGGCGGGCCGTCGTCGTCACCGCACTGGTGACGGCGGTCATCCTCATCGGGCAGCTGACATTCTCGGTCCTGGCCGCGTATGCCTTCGCGCGACTCGAGTTTCCGGGGCGCGACGCCCTGTTCTGGGTGTACGTCGCGACGCTGATGGTCCCCGCGACGGTGACGGTGGTGCCGCTCTACCTGATGATGGCGCAGGCCGGTCTGCGGAACACGTTCTGGGCCTTGGTGTTGCCCTTCATGTTCGGCTCGCCGTACGCGATCTTCCTGCTGCGCGAGTACTTCCGCACCATCCCGGCCGACCTGATCCGCGCCGCCCGCGTCGACGGCGCCCACACCCTCGACGTGATCGCCCACGTCGTCGTCCCCGCCAGCAAGCCGATCCTCGTCACGCTCGCGTTGATCACCGTCGTCTCGCAGTGGAACAACTTCATGTGGCCGCTCGTCATCACCAGCGGCTCGGACTGGCGGGTGCTGACGGTCGCGACCGCCGGTCTGCAGACCCGCTACGACGCACAGTGGACGCTGGTCATGGCCGCGACCACGGTCGCGATCGTGCCGCTCATCGTCGTGTTCGTCGCGCTCGGCAGGCACGTCGCGCGGTCGATCGTCGTCACGGGGCTGCGATGA
- a CDS encoding ABC transporter ATP-binding protein, producing MAATGVSDSRRAGSLKPPELAHAAVMAALCAAIAIIAVVVPFAAGISMLGTVPMGLLAYRYRLRVLFTATVAGAIIAFLIAGMGGFMTVVDCAYIGGLTGIVKRKGRGAPTAFVAALVAGTVFGIVAAAALAVLSRLRNLIFETITANVTGTARVLESIPGLEPTAQRLRDDVATLLDYWPLLIIASGITSITFVSMVGWWALSRVLGRLFGVPDVHKLDAPEPTGAGAGPVPVRLHDVRFRYPGTDRDAVGPVSLEVARGEHVAITGANGSGKTTLMLLLSGRQPTGGTIERPGEVELGRVGGTAVVMQHPESQVLGTRVADDVVWGLPPGTHVDVDALLAEVGLDGLAERDTGGLSGGELQRLAVAAALARKPSLLIADEVTSMVDQQGRDGLIEVLSGLTDRRQMSLVHITHYNDEADSADRTVNLVGNGGAADNVGFGAADDVEMVPTAPVPTAAAAPASTGRALLEVRGVSHEYGTGTPWASTALRDVDVAVDEGDGLLIHGLNGSGKSTLAWIMAGLTVPTSGECLLDGTPVSDQVGSVAISFQAARLQLMRGRVDLEIASSAGFDYHDHRQVERALGTVGLDPALGLRRIDQLSGGQMRRVVLAGLLARRPRAIILDEPLAGLDAASQRGLLSVLEDLRRTTGLTVVVISHDFSGLEGLCPRTLHLENGVVAPAPTPAGGGMSGGGLSGGGMS from the coding sequence ATGGCTGCGACCGGGGTGAGCGACTCTCGCCGTGCCGGATCGCTGAAACCGCCCGAACTCGCCCACGCCGCCGTCATGGCCGCACTGTGCGCCGCGATCGCCATCATCGCCGTCGTCGTCCCGTTCGCCGCGGGCATCTCGATGCTCGGCACCGTGCCGATGGGCCTGTTGGCGTACCGCTACCGGCTGCGGGTGCTGTTCACCGCCACCGTCGCCGGTGCGATCATCGCGTTCCTCATCGCCGGCATGGGCGGCTTCATGACGGTGGTGGACTGCGCCTACATCGGCGGACTGACCGGCATCGTCAAGCGCAAAGGCCGTGGCGCGCCGACGGCGTTCGTCGCCGCGCTGGTCGCCGGCACCGTGTTCGGCATCGTCGCGGCCGCCGCGCTGGCCGTGCTCTCGCGGCTGCGCAACCTCATCTTCGAGACCATCACCGCCAACGTCACCGGCACCGCCCGCGTCCTCGAGAGCATCCCGGGCCTCGAGCCCACCGCGCAGCGCCTGCGCGACGACGTCGCCACCCTGCTCGACTACTGGCCGCTGCTGATCATCGCGTCCGGCATCACCAGCATCACGTTCGTCAGCATGGTGGGCTGGTGGGCGCTCTCGCGCGTGCTCGGCCGGCTGTTCGGCGTGCCCGACGTGCACAAGCTCGACGCCCCCGAGCCCACCGGCGCCGGCGCAGGCCCGGTCCCGGTCCGGCTGCACGACGTCCGCTTCCGCTACCCGGGCACCGACCGCGACGCCGTCGGGCCGGTGTCGCTGGAGGTGGCGCGCGGCGAGCACGTCGCGATCACCGGTGCCAACGGCTCCGGCAAGACCACGCTGATGCTGCTGCTCTCGGGCCGTCAGCCCACGGGCGGCACCATCGAGCGACCCGGCGAGGTGGAGCTCGGTCGCGTGGGCGGCACCGCGGTCGTCATGCAGCACCCCGAGAGCCAGGTGCTCGGCACCCGCGTCGCCGACGACGTGGTGTGGGGACTGCCGCCCGGAACGCACGTCGACGTCGATGCGCTGCTGGCGGAGGTCGGGCTCGACGGGCTCGCCGAGCGGGACACCGGCGGACTGTCCGGCGGCGAACTGCAGCGTCTTGCCGTCGCCGCGGCCCTCGCCCGCAAGCCCAGCCTGCTCATCGCCGACGAGGTCACCAGCATGGTCGACCAGCAGGGTCGCGACGGGCTCATCGAGGTACTGTCCGGGCTGACCGACCGGCGCCAGATGTCGCTGGTGCACATCACGCACTACAACGACGAAGCCGATTCGGCCGACCGGACCGTCAACCTCGTCGGCAACGGCGGCGCCGCGGACAACGTCGGCTTCGGCGCCGCCGACGACGTCGAGATGGTGCCCACCGCGCCCGTGCCGACCGCCGCGGCCGCACCGGCGTCCACCGGGCGCGCGCTGCTCGAGGTGCGCGGCGTCAGCCACGAGTACGGCACCGGTACCCCGTGGGCGTCGACCGCGCTGCGCGACGTCGACGTCGCCGTCGACGAGGGTGACGGCCTGCTGATCCACGGTCTCAACGGCTCGGGCAAGTCGACGCTCGCCTGGATCATGGCGGGCCTCACCGTGCCCACCTCCGGCGAGTGCCTGCTCGACGGGACTCCGGTCTCCGATCAGGTGGGGTCGGTGGCGATCTCGTTCCAGGCGGCCCGGCTGCAGCTGATGCGCGGACGGGTCGATCTCGAGATCGCCTCGAGCGCCGGCTTCGACTATCACGACCACCGCCAGGTGGAGCGCGCGCTGGGGACCGTCGGGCTCGACCCGGCCCTCGGTCTGCGCCGCATCGACCAGCTCAGCGGCGGTCAGATGCGCCGGGTGGTGCTGGCCGGCCTGCTGGCCCGCAGGCCCCGCGCGATCATCCTCGACGAGCCCCTGGCCGGTCTCGACGCGGCCAGCCAGCGCGGGTTGCTGTCGGTTCTCGAGGACCTGCGCCGCACCACCGGGCTGACCGTCGTGGTCATCTCGCACGACTTCTCCGGCCTCGAGGGGCTGTGCCCCCGCACCCTGCACCTCGAGAACGGCGTCGTCGCACCGGCTCCCACTCCAGCAGGTGGCGGAATGTCAGGTGGCGGACTGTCGGGTGGAGGAATGTCGTGA
- a CDS encoding energy-coupling factor transporter transmembrane component T family protein → MSGDRNRQRRPVVLLRPVPGTSAIHEMWAGTKLLVVAGIGILLTFYPGWIPIALVGLLVVVTARTAHVPRGALPSIPRFLWALLFLGGFTAALAGGTPELEIGSVTLGFGGLLNFLRITVLSIVLLGLGALVSWTTNVAEIAPAVAKLGRPLRAFRLPVDDWAVALALALRAFPMLIDEFRVLYAARRLRPPLDVPGSRFRRWGIEIVDLLSAAVTVALRRADEMGDAITARGGTGQLSALPSRPGRRDVAAFAVIALLCAVSLYVEILTPLATSRT, encoded by the coding sequence GTGAGCGGCGACCGCAATCGGCAGCGCCGTCCGGTCGTGCTGCTGCGCCCCGTGCCGGGCACGTCGGCCATCCACGAGATGTGGGCGGGCACCAAGCTGCTCGTCGTCGCCGGCATCGGCATCCTGCTCACGTTCTATCCGGGCTGGATTCCCATCGCGCTCGTCGGTCTGCTCGTCGTCGTGACCGCGCGCACGGCCCACGTCCCGCGCGGCGCGCTGCCGTCGATCCCACGCTTCCTGTGGGCGCTGCTGTTCCTCGGCGGGTTCACCGCCGCGCTGGCCGGCGGCACGCCCGAACTCGAGATCGGTTCGGTAACGCTCGGCTTCGGCGGGCTGCTCAACTTCCTGCGCATCACCGTGCTGTCCATCGTGCTGCTCGGCCTGGGTGCGCTGGTGTCGTGGACCACCAACGTCGCCGAGATCGCGCCGGCCGTCGCGAAGCTCGGCCGGCCGCTGCGGGCCTTCCGCCTCCCGGTCGACGACTGGGCGGTCGCGCTGGCGCTGGCGCTGCGCGCCTTCCCGATGCTGATCGACGAGTTCCGCGTGCTCTACGCCGCCCGCCGGCTGCGACCACCGCTCGACGTGCCGGGCAGTCGCTTCCGGCGCTGGGGCATCGAGATCGTCGACCTGCTCTCGGCGGCCGTCACCGTCGCGCTGCGTCGTGCCGACGAGATGGGCGACGCCATCACCGCGCGCGGCGGCACCGGCCAACTCTCGGCGCTGCCGTCGCGGCCCGGGCGCCGCGACGTGGCGGCCTTCGCCGTCATCGCGCTGCTGTGCGCGGTGTCGCTGTACGTCGAGATCCTGACGCCGCTGGCGACCAGCCGGACCTAG
- a CDS encoding carbohydrate ABC transporter permease — MTRARRAEALRGYALLAPSLFGVATFLLLPMLVVAWLSLHRWDLLGPIDYVGLANWRSVLTDVQFGRSLAVTLGFIAMVVPVQTVLGLFAASMLARGLPGSGVFRTLYVLPWICSPLAIAVLWRWILAPTDGAVGTVLGRRIEWLTDPTLALPVVSAVTVWTNVGYVTLFFLAGILNIPADVQNAARLDGATSWQRFRRITLPMLRPTTFFVLVTGIVSAAQVFDTVYALTDGGPRGRTDLVAHRIYAEAFEVASVGRAAVMALVLFALLVGVTVVQQRYFRRRITHDLV; from the coding sequence GTGACGCGTGCACGGCGGGCCGAGGCGCTGCGGGGCTATGCCCTGCTCGCGCCGAGCCTGTTCGGGGTGGCGACGTTCCTACTGCTGCCCATGCTGGTGGTCGCCTGGCTCAGCCTGCACCGCTGGGACCTGCTGGGTCCGATCGACTATGTCGGACTGGCCAATTGGCGCTCCGTGCTCACCGATGTCCAATTCGGGCGGTCGCTGGCGGTGACGCTCGGCTTCATCGCGATGGTGGTGCCGGTGCAGACCGTGCTGGGCCTGTTCGCCGCGTCGATGCTCGCCCGCGGCCTACCCGGCAGCGGCGTGTTCCGCACGCTGTACGTGCTGCCGTGGATATGCTCACCGCTCGCCATCGCCGTGCTATGGCGCTGGATCCTCGCCCCGACCGACGGCGCCGTCGGCACCGTGCTCGGCCGGCGCATCGAGTGGCTGACCGATCCGACGCTCGCGCTGCCGGTGGTGTCGGCGGTGACGGTGTGGACCAACGTCGGCTACGTGACGCTGTTCTTCCTGGCCGGCATCCTCAACATCCCCGCCGACGTGCAGAACGCGGCCCGACTCGACGGCGCGACGTCCTGGCAGCGGTTCCGGCGCATCACGCTGCCGATGCTGCGCCCGACGACCTTCTTCGTCCTGGTGACCGGCATCGTCAGCGCCGCGCAGGTCTTCGACACGGTCTACGCGCTGACCGACGGCGGACCTCGGGGCCGCACCGACCTGGTGGCGCACCGCATCTACGCCGAAGCCTTCGAGGTCGCCTCGGTCGGGCGCGCGGCGGTCATGGCGCTGGTGCTGTTCGCGTTGCTCGTCGGCGTCACGGTGGTGCAGCAGCGCTACTTCCGACGGAGGATCACCCATGACCTCGTCTAG
- a CDS encoding ABC transporter substrate-binding protein, which produces MTRPRRSTLWFSGLALLLVALLGVALLLGRDADSDGRTVVTVRLWDEKVADAYRASFAAFGRANPDIEVRVNVVAYASYFDALRTDVAGGGADDVFWLSNAYYAGYADTGRLLDVGRTLGADASEPWDPSVVRQFTRGGTLWAVPQLTDAGIAVYFNADLVERAGVDLVDLVDLRWSPGGAAAGDTLRDVARRLTFDADGHRADAPDFNPDRVRQWGYNAANDLQGIYLNYIGSAGGTFSDGDAFTFDDAGARQAFAYLVNLINGDHVAPPASDTNGNGDFTRNQFLAGRLALFQSGTYNLAAVADGARFRWGVVLLPAGPTGRVSVTNGIAAAGNAATEHPDAVRRVLAWMGSTEGNAYLGAGGAAIPAVTAAQPVYFRYWASRGVDVTPFFRVLNGPRIAAPGGAGFAAGFEALQPYFDEMFLGRRDVAGTLAEAQAAANAAGRR; this is translated from the coding sequence GTGACGCGCCCCCGCCGCAGCACGCTGTGGTTCTCCGGCCTCGCGCTGCTGCTGGTCGCGCTGCTCGGCGTGGCCCTGCTGTTGGGCCGGGACGCGGATTCGGACGGGCGGACCGTGGTCACCGTGCGGCTGTGGGACGAGAAGGTGGCCGATGCGTACCGCGCGTCCTTCGCCGCATTCGGCCGCGCCAACCCGGACATCGAGGTGCGGGTCAACGTGGTCGCCTACGCGTCCTACTTCGACGCGCTGCGCACCGACGTGGCGGGCGGCGGAGCGGACGACGTGTTCTGGCTGTCGAACGCCTACTACGCCGGCTACGCCGACACGGGACGCCTGCTCGACGTCGGGCGCACGCTGGGCGCCGACGCCTCCGAACCGTGGGACCCGTCGGTGGTCCGCCAGTTCACCCGTGGCGGCACGCTCTGGGCGGTGCCGCAGCTCACCGACGCCGGCATCGCCGTGTACTTCAACGCCGATCTCGTCGAGCGGGCCGGCGTCGACCTCGTCGACCTGGTGGACCTGCGGTGGTCACCCGGTGGCGCCGCCGCGGGCGACACCTTGCGCGACGTCGCGCGGCGGTTGACGTTCGATGCCGACGGTCACCGCGCCGACGCGCCGGACTTCAATCCAGACCGCGTCCGACAGTGGGGGTACAACGCCGCCAACGACCTGCAGGGCATCTACCTGAACTACATCGGCTCCGCGGGTGGGACGTTCAGCGACGGCGACGCGTTCACGTTCGACGACGCCGGGGCCCGGCAGGCCTTCGCGTACCTGGTGAACCTGATCAACGGCGATCACGTCGCGCCGCCGGCGTCGGACACCAACGGCAACGGCGACTTCACCCGCAACCAGTTCCTCGCCGGACGGCTGGCGCTGTTCCAGTCGGGCACCTACAACCTGGCCGCGGTCGCCGACGGCGCACGGTTCCGCTGGGGCGTGGTGCTGCTGCCCGCCGGCCCGACCGGGCGGGTCAGCGTCACGAACGGCATCGCCGCAGCGGGCAACGCCGCGACCGAGCACCCCGACGCCGTGCGGCGGGTACTCGCCTGGATGGGCAGCACGGAGGGCAACGCATACCTCGGCGCCGGCGGCGCCGCCATCCCCGCGGTGACCGCCGCCCAACCGGTGTACTTCCGGTACTGGGCGTCCCGCGGCGTCGACGTGACGCCGTTCTTCCGCGTCCTGAACGGCCCCCGCATCGCGGCTCCCGGCGGCGCCGGCTTCGCGGCCGGATTCGAGGCGCTGCAGCCCTATTTCGACGAGATGTTCCTCGGTCGCCGGGACGTGGCGGGCACCCTCGCCGAGGCGCAGGCCGCGGCCAACGCCGCGGGGCGCCGCTAG